Within the Trichoderma breve strain T069 chromosome 3, whole genome shotgun sequence genome, the region ACTGGTTGCGCTTGTCCTGGTCAGTGTCTTTAATAGGGTCCCAGGCCTCATCGCTTTCCCAATCATCTTCTGACATGTCCATACGCCCCCGGAAGGCAGCCTCAAGATAGGCATCCTGGCTCTTCTGTTCCTCCTCTCGCCTGGCCTGCTCTAGTCTAGCCTGCAGCTTGTCTCGGTGACGCTTGAACAAGGCAGCTTCCTGcttaatcttcttctgctccttaTCACGAGttgcctcttcctcttcctgggCTTGGCGTACCCAAGCGAACCATTTCTCCTGCTGGTACAGCACATCAGCAGTTCGCTTTTCCAATTTTTCCAAAGACCGAAGAATGATGTGGCGGTTGCTGCTTAGCTTGTCGAGATATGCTTGGTGCCCATAGTCGATTTGGAGCGAATAAAAGTGGGTGTGGTGAAGCCTGCGGGCGTCGATGACCTGTCCGGTGAGGACATATCTGTCAAAGAGATGGGAATGCACCGTCCTGAGAGTCTCTTGGTCTTGAACATCCTCAAACGTCTGATTCGCAAGAGGAACCTTGCTTGTCTTTAGGTAGGGAGGGGCTTCgctctccagctcatccagTCTGGCATTGCGTCGTTTGTACCCCTTGTAGAGCCCATAGACCTGCTTAGAATGGAACCAGCAGAAGACACCGTCGGCATGGGTAGCCTCTTTGGTGCACTTGCTCCCATCGGACAGGTGCAGAGCCTAGACGTTGAACGGGAGTCAGCGTCCACGGTTTGCTTGTTCGGCACTCAGAGTAGTGGGGTAGCGTGTTTATTCCCCGTACGAGCACATACCTGGCATTGCCCGTGATCTTGACTCATGGTCAGTGTCCCGGTAATGTCATGTGGTAGTACAGATACGGAGCACCTGGTTCTAGCCGTTCCGAGCCTCTTGATGCTGCCCTCGTCAAAGCCTCGCTCCGAGACCCTGATAGTAGCCCGTGCAGTACGGCCAGGCCAACAGAGTTAAATTTAGACTGGCGGCTATCACGATAAGACCCTTGGCGTGGGATTGCGTCTACTGTAAGGCGGGACAGTAGCTTGATTGGGTCATTGGTACTATGTATGGATGCTGGGACAAATGCTCAAGGCCTCAAAGCCTGGCCCTCGTTGCCAAGCAGGCAAAAGTGAACGTTTCACGCATGTTTCACGGCTGACTAAGGCATATGCAGCAACGGCGGGGCTCAGGAGTATTTGAGGATCAACAGTCTGTAACAGGGGTAAAGGGAAGCGGAACGAGAGCGAGTCAGAAAGAGTCTTGCTGGCCAGGGTAGACAAAAATATACAGAATCAATAAAATGACATGTGGTTATTTTTTGGCATCACTCAATTCCGTGGGGATTGAATCCCGTCTGACTGCGGCCACGCACGAGAAACGCGCAATATACGCAGAGACATGAGGAGAATACGCTCGTTGGCTCGGTATTCTGGATGAGATTAGTGTGGCTGTATATGCAGCTTGTCTGGCTTAGACTCTGTATGTTCGTCATTTCTCGATTtgctccttttttcttgcacATCCTTTGAACAGGTACAAGCAGTGATGATCGATAAATGTGGTCCTCAAAATCTTTAGCAGTCTCGCCACTTATTAAGCCACCACATCCAATGACCTTTGCGTGTACTGCATGTACTGTCTTTAGTCAGTACCCATTACATCAGCCATTTCATCATACTGTACCAATATTACAGGTCTTGATTGACGTGTGCGGTGTGGTGGTGTTGTATGTATTTTGGTACTGTACTGCAACCCCCTATTATGCGTGGCTTCTGGAAATAAATTCTGGTCCCGTCCCTCCTATGTACAGTAGCGCGAGATTGATTCCTGTTAGAACATGACGCAGTCAGGTGACTGCTCGGCGGTTCTATTTCCCCGGGCCCTTTGATAGCTTATCGCGCAGCCATGTGCCTGGATTATCTCACAGCTGAGAGTGAGCGCCAATTTGGAACCCCTGCTCAACATGTGGGCTCCCACTTTTTGGCTTCCAGGTTCCAGTCCAATTTGCCTCGAGGGTTTCAATCCCAATCCCGAGCGGGTTCGTCTGCGTCATGCTGGTCGCTCGCATTTCCTCATCTAGCGAACCGTTTTGCCAAGTCCCAAAGTTCCAAAGTATCTACGCATTTACGGTACCTGCCGACGTCATCAAGCAAAGGGCGCGGCTGCGAGATGCTTGGATTGCAAACAGGCCTCCAACGGGATCAACAGCGTTGGAGGCTCCAGTCCAATCGGCTACTGCAACACCAATCCTAGATCTTCCACTTTTCCCAAGACGGCTTCGTACGCTAGTCCCCCCGTTCAACCCCGCAATAGGGATTAGGGATTTTCGAGAGAATTCCTGTGGAATGAGATGAGTGCATTAGTAGCCTCGGCGAGGCCAGAGCAAGAGAGCGCATGACTTGCCCTCGAGGGCCATCTAATATGGACAGGACATGATATGACAGGCTGACGATGGCAGCATTCCAGCGTGATGGCGTGTAGGACGAAGCCGAGGCCAAGTTCAAGTCCAAGCAATCAGAGCACATGTTGCGGCCCGAACCTCGCGAATCTTGCAACGGTCGACACGACATCCATCAAGGGGGGGTCTTTAGTCGGTCTTGGAAGTGCAAATCAGCGCCGGCTAAAAGTAATCTTGCGCGCACGAGGTGGCGActtggagggggaggggaaagagagaaaagggaaaagggaaaaaggaagaaaaaaaagggtccagcagcagctgaaaaTGCGTCAGCGTGTACACTGCAAGAACTGGCACCAGCACAGTACGAGGGACTGCTCCAGTGGTGGTAAATGGTGCAAAACCGAAGAAGCGAGCAATCTCCGAGTCCAACGAATAGAGGCACTGGACGATGGTCATCGTTGGCTGCGACAAAGAGGCTCCCGTCGTCAGTGTTTGGCACCGCCTCGATGCAGTGCGTGGCCACGCGCGGGTACAAGATCCTGCTGGAAGCTGGCGAACGCGCGTCAGACCGGCCGCCATGTCGGAGGTCGGAGCCGTCGACAAAATAAACCTGAAATGAATCCACCAGACAGAAAGACGGACCAGATTCGCATGATGTCGCCTTGAGCCTTGGCAGAGACagcgctctctctctctctctctctgtctctctctggcCATTCCCGCTGAGCACCAACCAGCCAACAGGAGGACCCAGGAACTACACCACCCAAACCACCTACAGTACATTAGCTTAATTATACCCGTACTAGATACACGTATAAGCGACGCCTCACATCGACCCTTTCGGAGTAGGGCTGCCCAGCGCTGTGGGGGGCTGAGCCGGGGTCTTGTGATTAATCTGAGATTGGCAAGGCGCCGAGACAAGTATTTGCGCGTACCTGGCATGGTTCCACGGGACACGACTTGGAGCAAGACGCCACCACAGCAGCGGCCGACAGGTACCTGCTCGATACTACGTGCCACCAcctcgcctctctctcagACTCTCAGCCTCTTAGACTCCAGTCTCCCAATCATCTTTAGATCAAGTCCCTTAGTTACAGTATAGTAGTACCACTAGTAGCAACCAACTCGTGCCGACGGCCCATGTACATACTACACAAGCGCTGGTCCCCCCCGTGGCGGTTTGCAGCCTAGCGGCGCTTCTAAAACAAAGGCCCCTAGAACGTGCCAGGCCTAGGCCCcccaggcttgccaggctCGCATCGAATCCCCTGTTGGGCccggccaatcagcggccCCGGCAGCGTCCCTTGTTCCATTCACTCGCTGTTGGCCGTGGTGCTAGTGGCCTCCagggctctctctctctgaaTAAAAATCTCGTGCGCTGCGGGACTTAAGAGGTCACCTAACGCTCTCTTGGTCGGTGCTCTTGGTGTTTCGTCTTCGGTTGTCTGTTTCGTGGTGTTTGATCTCTCGACTCACTCCTTTCCAGTCCTTCACCACAACATGTTCAACAACGAGCAGCAGTTTGACGAGGAGCGCGGCGAGCGCCCGGCGCGCGAGTCTCGCTCTCCCTCGTCGACCCAGCGCAGGGCCCTCAAGTTCCTTCGCTTCCCCAGACTCAACAAGGCCGCCCTGttcctgctcctgctcgtCGACGTGACCATCGTCGGCCTGCTCCTCTACTCGCTCGAGCCTCTCATCACGCTCCTGCGCAGAAACGACGAACTCTTCAGCCCTCGCATCACGATCCCTCGCAACGACTCATGGAGCTCGCCAATgttcgacgacgacgaccacGAGCTGGGCCACCCCAAGATTCCTCGCATCCTGCACCAGACGACTAAAAATAGTACTATCCCCGAGAAATGGGTTGCCTCGCAGCGCAGTTGCAAGGAGACTTATGCCGATTTTGAGTACAAGGTGAGTCGAGCCAAGCAACCCTAGATATACACGCCatttttctccctttttctccttttttttttcttttttctaaCAAGCATCTTCTCGCTTCTAGCTGTGGACTGACGAGCTGGCTCGCGATTTCATTGCTGCCGAATACCCCTGGTTTGTGGAGAACTGGGATGGCTACGCTTTCCCCATCCAACGCGCTGATGCCATCCGTTACTTCGTCCTCCACCACTATGGCGGCATTTACCTCGACATGGACACCTTCTGCAACGAGACCATTCCctttgaggagctggaaaagggCCCAGGACAGCACTATGCTCTGTTCAAGTCGACGCTGCCCACCGGCGTCACCAATGACTTCATGATTGCAACCGCCAGACACCCAGCCTACGCCGCGGCCGTCTCCAAACTTCCCCTATTCTACGACATCACCAGGTTTTGGGCCGAGATCCAGCCTTATGCCAACATCATGATGTCTTCTGGACCGCTGTTCCTCAGTCTCGTTGTCAAGGATTATCTGCTGGGCCAGCCTTCACTGCCCTCACCAACTGTGCAGGTCATTGATCCTCCTGACCTGCACTCATACATCACCGACCTCGAGAGCGCCACTTGGCACAAAGCAGATGCTCATGCCCTCATGTGGCTAGGCACACGACCCTGGACCTGGTTCCTCGCAGGTGCAGTAGGACTGCTCGCCGGCTTATATCTCATCAACTACCTGCTACTATTAATATGCGAAACTTGCCTCCGCAAGGTTCCATCAACCATCGCATACGCAGTCAAGGAGAGCAAGCTGGCATAGAAGACAGGGAGGTGTGGACACTTTTTCTACGTATATATATTGTGATAATGGCAGCATCTTGGTCAAAAGGGAATTCTGATTTACTGCATGGAGTATTTTTGTTGAAATAATCAGGGACGGTGCAAGGGAATAATGATATGACAACGCCGAATGCTCACCAAACTAGACTGGGAGCAATTTGTGCACCCCTAATAATATACCAAAATAATTGAATAACGATAAAAATCAGACATCCATTACTTTAGAACGTGATTGTAATTGAAAGTCAACAACCGTTGTCATTGTCTGATACCCAGATGCACGCATCTTCACATGTTACAATGGAGGACCCTAGGTAGAGCACAGGTAAAATCACACCAAACTACATTAGTAGTTCAAAGCAAGGTTGAGTATGAACATGAGCGTCGAGACCGAGCAGCAGAATGATCCAGACAGGCAGCGCAGCATCGAAATAACCCTTGGAAATTCAATTGCTACGGCTTCACATCTCACGCAGCAGGCGTTGGCAGCTGACATGCAGGATTTTGCTAGCCAAGACAAAAACCAAcggcagatgcaaatgcgTTTACGTATGCCCTCTTCAATGTTCTGCAACATGCTTTCAAGTGACATACACCCCTCCTCGGCCGTTGGTTACATCTTTCTCCGCAATGCGCCTGTCGTTCATTGAACTCGGCAAAAAGGCGTTTGTGTTTGGGTCTAGAAGCGTAACTAGTTTCCTCTACATACTGCATACATTGTACGTATTGTTCTAGTTTCGGGGGAGGGTCTTATCTCGTCATTAATCTGGATAGGATGGGCGTTTTTGAAACGTGGTTTTTTGGGAATTTGTCTCCACGGTGGAAAAATATATCTGGGTGCTGTGATATAAGTGGCGTTGTTGAGACCGACcgaggttttttttttttttttttttttttttttcaagcaAAGCTCTCCAAGAACTTTCCACCaccaaagtacatgtagatagGCCAATTGCATCCTTCCCATCTCAAGGAGGGTTCTCCATTGAATACGATGCACTGCCTTAAAAAATTGCTGCTTCGTACATGAAATACATGAGATTTCATTCGTCCAAACGCATTCGGCGGGCGTTGGAGTTTGGACACGAGTGGCTTGAAAATGACATCCAACACCCCTTCGGAGCAATTCGTATTACCGATGCCCCTGCCAAGCCTCTTGGATCATTCCCCACGCTGGCTAGCCGTAAGTGGGTATATATCGTGTCTGCGATTTGGGAGTGTGTCATGGTGTGGATTGTTGCTGACGGAGTTCTCTGGAGACATTTGTGTAGACGCGTAACAAATGTATGAGATAGGTCATCAATACTGTTCTCTGTATGGATACAGATGACTTGGTAAAGTGGAAATtgaatttctttttatttccGGTCCAAATCCGGAGTTggcatgatggaggagaggaagtgCTGGGGTTTGACAAACAAACTCGGAGGATTAGTGTATCAATATCCTTGACATCTCTCCAGATGAGAAGGTGATTTGTACATTCTGTATAATTGACAAGAACTGTCTTTAAATACAGCCTTGGGCTATTTCATCTGATAGCTCTTACTACTATCTCTTGGAACGATTTGCGGGGTTTGCTGCACTGATTTCAAGATGGATGTTGTCTGAAACCCAGGTTTTTAGATCAACGGATTCAACtgatgatggaaacaagaaaacTTCTTCATATGGGCAAATTGAAGGATGAGAAACTAGCCTCCATGTTACATCAATGCTATGTAACGTGTTTATATGTGAAGAAATTGATATTCTCTCCTACACATGACCCACCAAAATAGACAACGAGCATCGCCAGTAGGTTATACGTTGGGTACTTAACTGTGTTGCCTACATATATCTGACATACTTGACGTCATACGAAACAAGGCATTACCTGCCGCCGGTATTCTATGTCGAGACCAAGCCTACGACAGCAAAAGTAGCGCCTACCTGAAAATATGCCATTTCACAGGTCTAAAGCAGGGCCAAGATATGCTGCGAGTCAAAATCAAAAGACACGGTCGAGTTTCTCTCTCGGCAGCTCGAGGATTTGTCAAAGCACGGCGAAGAGTCCATCATGGGATACACGGGCAAAAAGGGCCGACCTGAGCCGTGTGGGGTATCCGAAGCCCCGGAGCGATGGCTTGAGTTGTTGCAGAAAAATATTATTGGTATTGAGATAGTGATTACGCGtttggggggggggggggggggggggggggttcAAGATGAGCCAAGAAATGCGAAAGGGGGGTCGAGATGGAGTGGTTTAGGGTTTTGAAGAGTTGTGGTCAGAAACGGGGTTGGCGATTCCATCGTACGGTTCGAGAACGTGGTGAGCAGAAAGATGCAGCGAAAATGGGATTTGAATGATCATGAGCGCACAGTCGCTCTGCAATACTAAGCAAACTTAAAAGTGTATATATCGGACTAGGGATCGACAGCTGACACGTAGGATCAATAAGATGCCGCCAGATCCTTTAACGACCCTAGATCTCGATCAGCCAAAGGTGGCGACTACAAGTTTTTAGATTCACCCGAAGGTAATGACTAATCTTGGACAATGTTCGGATAGATTAACCAGATTTCAATGCTCAGATCGTCTGCTTTAAGTCAGCCCATCACACATCCGGATCTTGACGACTTTACGCACCGGATCTGTATGAAGATTCACCATGCCACAAGTAAGCCATCTACCAGCTAAAGGCTAAAAATACTAGACCTCCGTCTAAGGCGGCGGCTTCAGAAGTAGCCAATCGTGCTGGCCATGTTCTGACCCACAACTCGTGCCTGATGAAGAATTGTAATGTTTAGCGTAAACACAGATAAATTCATGACTTTTGCACAGCCATAATCTTTTGAAGAATTGAACACGTCGAATGTCCATTGCAGCAGAGAAAATTTATATCGAACAAAGGCGCTGTGACGAGGACACGGCGCCGGAGCAAAAGCGGACCGTAATTCGCAAGCCGTTGCTCCGGCTCCGTTCGGTGCGAATGAATCTCTCTTTTTGGCCACTTGTGGGTCACTTCATCCCGTGGCCCCAACTGTCGATGTGCCGAGGCTGGCGGGCTTTGGAATTGTTACTCAGTTCGTTTTTACTCTGGAAAGCGTTGTTTATTGTCCTATGACCAAACTCCGCCGCCTActgactctttttttgttgtgGTAAGGCAAATTAGGAGACTTGGACGCGGCTATTGATAGAGTGGAAACCCACATACTAGAgtggcagaggaggaagTTACCGAGACCTGGCCTAAGACCTGGTTGGAACAGATGGCGTGAATAAGACTGCGGCAGAGGGAGGTGCATGACATTGAAACGTAACAGAAGACCAACAATTGGAACAATTCACGGCTACAACTGTTGTCGGAATTACATATAGTTTCAGCAACCTAACAATTAAGTATATGCGTATCTAGTATACAAAAGGAAATTATCAACATAATCCCCTGAAACCGCGGGTATTGTGTAAAGTACAATATTTACTCTTTAGTCACTTCAATGACTGTCTTACCTAGACCACCTTTCCCATTATAAATTACTTGACACACCTCCCGTACTTGGTCAATGTCCATCATGTTAACTCTTGCGCCAACGACGGGCAATAGCTTCCCTTCCTCTACATAGCTCCTCAAAGTGTCAAGATCGTTTGCATTGGGAGCCAAGAACCAATATTTATACTCCACGCCGTAATAGTAGGCCCGAAGCTTGTTAATCGAATCCCCGAGATCAAGAAAGATTCGGCCGTAAAAAGGAATACGCGGATTGTCGGGCCGCTTCATAACACTCGATGCTTGAAGTGTTGCAGCTGAGGGCTTCGTTGATATGGATACAACCATTCCTGTTGACCGGACTAGAAGGGGCAGAAATTGCATGGCCTGACCGGTAGTGTCGAACAAAAAGTCGACAGAGCGCAAGGGGATCGCTGACAATGGGTCTGTCTTTGTGTAGTCGATAACTGATGGTTGAGTTAGCAATCTTGTGCAGCGAACCAATGCTATTGCATTGTAGCGAATGATTGACCGGGACATACTTTGATCAACAACTCCTTCGCCAAGCAACTCAGGTACCTGGGGAATCTTGGCTGTCGAAACCGTCGTGATCACCTTGCCAGCGTGAAAGACATTCTTCGCCAATTGGCACGCATACGCTCCTGTGCCACTCACTTTTGACTGCGGTTAACTTCTCTATCTGATACTTCGATCGGAAATTGGATCACTTACAGCCAGCCGGTATAAAGACAGTCTTGCCTTCTAGCGAACCCTTGTATTGCCGTAAAACCTGTATCGCCGTGACACCCGCCAACGGTAATGAAGCAGCCTCACCAAAGGTGATGTTTTTGGGCTTCAGAGCAACATATTCCTCCGAGCACTTGGCATACTCGCTCCAAGCTCCTGCATCGCAATGTTAGTTCTGCCGCAGTATCGCATTGGATGGAAGTCAATCATCACCTACCTCTACCAACTTCTGGCAATCGCGTATAGGCCTCGTCACCAACTTTCAAAGTCTTTACATCCTTCCCAACTTGGCTCACTACACCAGCTGCGTCATATCCGACCTTGTATGGAAAACTTTGAGATGTCAGCTTCAGACATTGCCCCTAGGAAAATTTGTACCTACGAGTCCTTGACGGCCACCTTGAAGACTCCTGCTGCCTTCTTCACATCCACTGGATTAATGCTTGCAGCATGAACCTTTATAACTACATCTGTATCCTCTGTAATTGTCGGCTGAGGCACCTTGGAGAGTTCATAACGGGATGGATCAGTATAAGCAGGCGCTGTGACGGCAAACATTTCTTCCGCCATGATTGAGATCGTCAAACACCACAAGACAATAACTCAATCCAACATTCCAGCTTTAACTATTAGAATGACAAAGTCTTTATATCACAGGCCGTCTTAGCGTGTAATTAGAGCCTCCGTTCCTGAATCGCGATTAACAACGCCAAGCTTTGCCGCAGCGGAGATCTGCGGGACTAGAAGACTAGGGCTAAGGAAAAGTCCGCACCTTGGACTATTGCGAGCAAATCTTGCCGGGCTGTTGCATTGGTCCTTTACCG harbors:
- a CDS encoding glycosyltransferase sugar-binding region containing DXD motif domain-containing protein — its product is MFNNEQQFDEERGERPARESRSPSSTQRRALKFLRFPRLNKAALFLLLLVDVTIVGLLLYSLEPLITLLRRNDELFSPRITIPRNDSWSSPMFDDDDHELGHPKIPRILHQTTKNSTIPEKWVASQRSCKETYADFEYKLWTDELARDFIAAEYPWFVENWDGYAFPIQRADAIRYFVLHHYGGIYLDMDTFCNETIPFEELEKGPGQHYALFKSTLPTGVTNDFMIATARHPAYAAAVSKLPLFYDITRFWAEIQPYANIMMSSGPLFLSLVVKDYLLGQPSLPSPTVQVIDPPDLHSYITDLESATWHKADAHALMWLGTRPWTWFLAGAVGLLAGLYLINYLLLLICETCLRKVPSTIAYAVKESKLA
- a CDS encoding alcohol dehydrogenase groES-like domain-containing protein, giving the protein MAEEMFAVTAPAYTDPSRYELSKVPQPTITEDTDVVIKVHAASINPVDVKKAAGVFKVAVKDSFPYKVGYDAAGVVSQVGKDVKTLKVGDEAYTRLPEVGRGAWSEYAKCSEEYVALKPKNITFGEAASLPLAGVTAIQVLRQYKGSLEGKTVFIPAGLSGTGAYACQLAKNVFHAGKVITTVSTAKIPQVPELLGEGVVDQIIDYTKTDPLSAIPLRSVDFLFDTTGQAMQFLPLLVRSTGMVVSISTKPSAATLQASSVMKRPDNPRIPFYGRIFLDLGDSINKLRAYYYGVEYKYWFLAPNANDLDTLRSYVEEGKLLPVVGARVNMMDIDQVREVCQVIYNGKGGLGKTVIEVTKE